The following proteins are co-located in the Pan troglodytes isolate AG18354 chromosome 5, NHGRI_mPanTro3-v2.0_pri, whole genome shotgun sequence genome:
- the LOC129144391 gene encoding putative POM121-like protein 1-like — MPEQDKDPRVQENPDGPRRVPEVTGDARSAFWPLRDTGVLFPFVPSPGPLQTYLHAQRSEIRYNQTSQTTWTSSCTNQNAISSSYSSAGGLLGLKWRRGPAEQKSGAGMPEQDKDPRVQENPDDQRTVPEVTGDARSTVRPLRDNGGLSPFVPRPRPLQTDLHAQSSEIRYNQTSQTSWTSSSTKRNAISSSYSSTGGLPGLKQRRGPASSRCQLTLSYSKTVSEDRPQAVSSGHTRCEKAADTAPGQTLAPRGGSPRSQASRPRRRKIALLPRRQGEPLMLPPPLELGYRVTAEHLHLEKEAAFQRINSTLQVEDKAISDCRPSRPSHTLSSLATGASGGPPVSKAPTMDAQQDRPKSQDCLGLVAPLASAAEVPSTAPVSGKKHRPPGPLFSSSDPLPATSSHSRDSAQVTSLIPAPFPAASRDAGMRRMFCVRNCLRGLGLFLLVFFFFFFLLTWASFSF; from the coding sequence ATGCCTGAGCAGGACAAGGACCCTAGAGTCCAAGAGAATCCTGATGGTCCGAGAAGAGTCCCCGAGGTCACCGGGGATGCACGGTCTGCATTTTGGCCCCTGCGGGACACTGGAGTCCTCTTTCCCTTTGTGCCCAGTCCCGGGCCTCTGCAGACATACCTCCACGCCCAGAGGTCAGAAATCAGATACAACCAGACATCCCAGACCACCTGGACGAGCTCGTGCACCAACCAAAATGCCATCTCCAGCTCCTACAGCTCCGCGGGAGGCTTGCTGGGGCTAAAGTGGAGGAGGGGGCCAGCAGAGCAAAAGAGCGGGGCAGGGATGCCTGAGCAGGACAAGGACCCCAGAGTCCAAGAAAATCCTGATGATCAGAGAACGGTCCCCGAGGTCACCGGGGATGCACGGTCTACAGTTCGGCCCCTGCGGGACAATGGAGGCCTCTCTCCCTTTGTGCCCAGGCCCAGGCCTCTGCAGACAGACCTCCATGCCCAGAGCTCAGAAATCAGATATAACCAGACATCCCAGACCTCCTGGACGAGCTCGAGCACCAAACGAAATGCCATCTCCAGCTCCTACAGCTCCACGGGAGGCTTGCCGGGGCTAAAGCAGAGGAGGGGGCCAGCCTCATCCCGCTGCCAGCTGACCCTCAGTTACTCAAAGACAGTGAGTGAGGACAGGCCTCAGGCTGTCTCTTCAGGTCACACACGGTGTGAAAAGGCGGCAGATACAGCACCAGGGCAGACACTCGCCCCAAGGGGTGGCTCCCCCAGATCCCAGGCCTCTAGGCCCCGTAGACGCAAGATTGCCCTGCTGCCACGCAGGCAAGGGGAGCCTTTAATGCTGCCACCTCCCTTAGAGCTGGGGTACCGGGTCACGGCTGAACACCTGCACCTGGAAAAAGAGGCGGCATTCCAGCGGATCAACAGCACGCTGCAGGTTGAGGACAAGGCCATCTCAGACTGCAGACCCTCACGGCCTTCCCACACTCTGTCCTCACTTGCAACAGGGGCTTCTGGTGGGCCTCCCGTTTCTAAAGCACCCACTATGGATGCACAGCAGGACAGACCCAAGTCCCAAGACTGCCTGGGCCTAGTGGCCCCCCTTGCATCTGCTGCAGAGGTCCCCTCTACAGCTCCCGTGTCTGGGAAGAAGCACAGACCACCAGGACCCCTGTTCTCCTCCTCAGATCCCCTTCCTGCCACCTCTTCCCACTCCCGGGACTCAGCCCAGGTCACCTCGCTGATTCCTGCCCCCTTCCCAGCTGCAAGCAGGGATGCCGGCATGAGAAGAATGTTTTGTGTTCGAAATTGTTTGAGGggtttgggtttatttttgttggttttttttttttttttttttttgcttacatGGGCATCCTTCAGCTTCTAA